The genome window GAACAGGGAAGATGAAGGTGCCAATCGCTCTGAACAATTTACAAAGGACACAGAGACAGCCTCCCAGtcatgcatacacacactcacacctaagagTAATTCAGAGTAACCAATTACTGTTTGGGTATAATGACCATCAATACATTTGGTGGCAAAACAGGGATGCTTGTACCATGCTGACTGTGAGGTAGAGgggtggcagcatgatgctgtgggcctgtgttcctgcaggaggaactggtaTACTTCATAAACTAGATAGCAGCCCTGATaccaaacaaatatatttaaactgcTGAATTAgaagaaagttacaaaagaCATTTCAGACTGTTTCAATAATTAATCTTACTTGTTGATAAATAATTGCATAATCACCCAGATTGTTGTTGGAAATGCACCAGTTCCAGTTTTTCCAAGCCCTTTGGTACCAAATTGGAGGTTCTACCTCATCTACAGCAAAAAGATATTGTTTCATACCAAACAATCCAGTTCAGCATTTGTTCTATGTTTATATCTAGTAGTatattattttgtacatttaaattgaaTAGAACTTTCTTGTACGCAACAATGCTTCCATCAACCCATGTAGGCAACTTTCTACATTTGgtaaacagaataaacatttatcaaaaatattattgccATCACAGCAACACTTGATTCCACAACAAAACAGATCGAGACAAATCCAAGATGAAATCTGATAAAAGTTGAAGATATTTGGAAACAAAGTGTTGTGAGCGGAAACCCCGATGactctgaaagagaaaaaatgtttgattagcGGAATATGAAAGATTTAGACTTACCAAAATTGTAATTACGTTCTTACCTTTGCATGAAAGTGCAATCTGATTTACCTTACCGGTCCAAATGTTAGTTTTACCATTGAATGAACCTTTTTAGGAAGTTTGCTCTTAAGGTGAagaggaagttttttttgttttcttgaaatggtctttggtatttttttttcagctcttttTGTAGAGCATACTTTTTTTCACACTGCcagtttgttttgggggttttttgtattttttttgtattttttcttttggttttctggCAGGTTGATTTCAGACCAtttcaatttctttattttttttttgtacaatccAAAGTAAAGCCAAGAAATAAGAAGCCAAACTTTCATACAAATTACAAACCAggacataaaatatttacacaaaagcAACTTAATactattctgcagaaaaactACCATCTGTTGAGTTAAATCACAacacaagtctttttttttttattgagcgCTCAACTAATGTGTCTGAGTGGCCAGATTTAACAATGCACTTTgagaaccaaaacaaatctACTGTAAGAGCACTAAAAGAAACTGCACCGTTTATCTGGTTTACATGTTAAAATCAAACTGCACAAGTTTCTTCTGCTAGTCAGCTATGTGTTAGAGGAAAAAGGTCTATCCAAAGTAAAATGTGCCTTTCTAATTCCTGAACAAGCACTGAAATTATGCTGGATCATCGCTCTTCGTCCACACCAGTGAGCGTCGGAGGGAGCTTCATCTGCGCCAGGAACGAGGCTCGTTGTCGTCTTCTTCCTCGTCGTCGTCTTGCAGGAATGCATCGTCACTCAGCGACTCCTCCGGGTACTGATAAAAGAAGACAATATTACTGTGGATgattaaaaagtggaaaattatgtagattttttttttttttactgcatcaCTTTAAGAGGTCTCAAAGAGGGAATAATTCACTATGTTATAGTATCATTTTCCAACTGCctaatgaaagtacaaaaattttcatgcaaaatccaaataaaaccagAGGGCAATTCCTCTCTGTAACATGTGATGGCTCCCTCTAGTGTTCTCTAATGCAATATAAACAGCTATTAAAGAACCTTTCCTGAGATATGTCTTAAGACGGAACATCTAAATAACTTTAttagagtaaatatttaatcacgAAAAGCGCCAAACTGCAGATATTGAAGGAATTTCACCAACCTCATCTTCCGGTGgctctttttcttctgcatcTGCTGTACCGAGAGTGGTGGCAGGCTTATGCCAGGCCAGGCGTAAAGTCTGGCTGTTAAATCTCAGTCCGTGCAGAGCTGCCTGCAGGTGGGTCAAACAAAGTTTTCCTGGTTAACTGCAACTCGTACACAGTTGGATCTAAAGTCAAACTGCGGTATTTAAATGAAGGACAAATCGAGTGGTTCCTCACCTGCTCGGCCTCCGCTCTCGTCTTGTATGTGACGACTGCAGAAAGTTTGTTCTCGTCAATCTGGCAATCTTCAATCTCTCCAAAttgctacaaataataataataaaaaaatctgtcttgGTCAGCAAACTTAACTTGCTTCTTTCTGAAGGATTCATAAAACTGGAACTAACAGGGAAGAGTTACATGggaagagaaatatttttatatggtTCTTCTTCCCCATCAAGCAGctttcatatattttcaaaagCAGGACAAATATGAGTTAGAAAGCATTAGTGAAACATTCTGTCTTTGTAAATAGTATTCAACTGTCTTGTCAGTGTCGGTTTTGTGTTCCCCATGGAAATACAAAAGGTTATTCTTTGTTTTAGCTTGGATTTTTAAATCTAGTTATTCAAGTCAATTAACTCAAAAGTCAGCGTGAGCTAATCATTAAGCCTTATTAACAGAATTTGTATGtttatgaaaattttaaaaactaattcaatTATCTCTTTAGTCTAGTAAAGATGTACTTCACTGAACAGATACTGTCTGACCATCAAAATACAATCATGAATACTTTTagttttccataaaaaaaataaaacaaaaaaacagtactGAAATAAATTGTAATCTAAATCAAGCAGAAGTCAGTGTGACAGAGTGCAGAGAAGCAACATCAAGGACTTTTAGGCTCCCAGCAGtcctctgacctttgacttAGAAAAGAGTCAAGGCTCTCCAGTTTTAGACCAACTCACAGCAAAATGGGGAAGTAAGTCCACACAGTCGGCATCGGTGAAACCAGAAATTTCCAGCGCTCGAGGTCGATGGTCCACAACTGCATGCAGCGGAACGCCCCGTCCACGACCTCTGGATCCTCTCCCCCGGCTTCTGACAGTGCCACGTCCCCGGGAATGGACGCCGCGGCCTCGTCCTGGTGACAGAATCCCCCTTTTAGCTGCCTGGAAGACAAACAAAGCACgcacaaaaaaatatgatgaTGCAGAGAGGAAACTCATGTGGAACGTTTCAAATGATGAGAACAGCAGTGCCCCCATGTGGTTGCTGTGAAGAAATGTTGGGAggttttttatctgattttatttttacgttAGTACCTCAATTTGAAGAAGGGTGTACTTCCGCTTTAAAGAAGCTGTGTCCTCTCCAGCCTGAGTCTTCTGATACAGATCAAGCTCTGCATCAAGCAGCTCCTTCTGTGCCTGAGAGAGTTATAAACAAATATAAGAATTAACAGATACAATTCTAGAAACTTAAATCCAACTATAAGGCAAAGAGGGGTGAGAATGCAAACGCATATTCACATCTACaacttttccacattctgtCCCACTACAGACAAAAGCTTGAATTTATCcaactgggattttatttgataaaccaATACAAATGCACGACTACAAAGTGGAATGagactttatatttttctatagaaaaaagaaaaaaaatgtggcatGCATTCACCCCATTTTACTTTCagttaataaaatacagtgcaaCCAGAATGTGGTAGAAGAGCTAAACACAAAGTATCCATTTTGTTGTTAGAATCATGGATTTTTGAGACCAGCAGGGAGGAAATCAATACCTGAGCTTTGCTCTTGGCGGTTCGTAgaaggctgctgctgctggagattCCCTTTATCTCTTCTTGCAGTTTTGTTATGCTTTTGGTTAATGTGCCCAAAGTTTCCATGATCTTGGCTTTATCTTCTGccttcattgttttgttcttctcaAGTTTGGAAATCAGGAGCTGCAGTAGGGAGAGACAGAAAGTTACAAAGTTACTAAATACTCTCCTCTGTGCAAGTCACTACAACTAAAACCTTCTCAGATAATTCATAGGTGAGTTAGATTTCACTTTGCAAGAACATTGTAATTAAAGAATGCATGAGTAAATGCAGAGAGGCGAAAGAGAAAGGATGTCACTTTCTAAGACGAAACATCTTCTGTAAAATAAGGTGTTAAAATTTTccagaatagttttttttttttttaaaacttaacaaaaagctaaatgaattaatttaccTTCTGTGTCTCAATGTGCTTCTCCaatatttcctgtttcttcttcCTCACATCCTGCTGTAGTCTTAGGGCCTCCTGTGTGAGCAAACACTGGGTCGGTTTCCAGATGACCTTTTACATCCAATTCAACCACTCCAACTTTTCCATCATCTCCTTCGGCTCTCACCTGCTTCTTTTTCAGAGCTTCCTCTGAGGTCCTCTGGAAAGGCTTCCTAGCAGCAGGATTATACACAGTCTTTGTGATCCCCATCGATGTTGCAGAcacctgaaggaaaaaaaaacaacaaaaaaaaacacagcatatTGAAGATGTTTGATCTGAAAAGTGAGAAATTATAGTTCTGAACAAAGTGAAGattcactttttccacaggaGCAGCAAGTTTGGGAGAGAAACCTAGACGATCTTTAACTGACACTTTAGAGGCATTCTGgaaaaggaaggagaaaaaaaagagacttctTAAACATCCAGTGTAGATTTTGACGTGTAAATGCAATAAACCACATCTACAAAAGAAGATCGTCCACACGGACCTGAGAGGCTACGCTGGAATCCTGAGTGGGCTCTGAGTTTGGAGGCATTAGGGGTCCGAGTCGATCCTTCACAGACTGCTTGAGAGTTGTGGCTGACGACTGCAACGGAAACAACACAGATTTTAAAGAAGGAGCACTTTTCTCTTCGATGTTAGTGTTTAAAACATCGGAGCATTTGCATCACGTTTCTTTGAGTCAGTCATAACTCTCAGGGAGCAAAGTGGCTTTACTTTAACTGAAGAAAagccactttttcttttcttaaatgcaaaaatggCACACATTCATGTCTcgatatatattttaaaaaaagcctgGAAGATGGttttacatttaagaaaaataatccacaaGACGTTATACTCTTACAAGTCCCAGTGATTAGGATAATTTGATTTTGCATCTCACTAATTTTTAATCTATAAACATGTTCTCTATCTTGGACCATGAACCTGTTTGTAATGTCCAAATCTGTGGACATATTCTCATTTAATCTGGTTTCTAAGATGGCAGGTACAAAGATGAATCCACATCACTAGAAGAATGTACAAAATGTTGGGTTATTATTTCAGTTCTGGCTTATTGTGTTAATCCAAGAGGATTGTAGTCCGATAAATAAAGTCTTCaaacattaaaagcaaaactgCTATAAACTTTCACTGCTCAAGAAGCCTTAAAACTTCCAAAACTAATATCACTTTTGTCATAACCACACattatgttgctgaaaagtcatCACATGTTCATTGCCAAACATCATGTTTGTGCAAAATACAATACCGTAAAAATGATTAGATTAGTGAAGTTTTATTGCTTGTGAAAGAACAGTAGACAATAATCCAACGATAGATTGGAAGTGAGCTCTTACCATGGATGACTGCGGCTGGGGGTGAAGCTGCTGTGGCCGGGACTGGCCCAGTCCGTCACTCATGTCATCACGAAACCAGTGGACTTTGATGAAGCGGTTGTTGAGAACAGCTTCGGTGCTTTGCATAGCTCGCTTGGCCTCTTCAGGAGAGGTGAACTGGATCAGAGCTCCCTCCGGGTCATTCTGATAGGCCACCTGGCAGAATTCATCAGCACAACGCAATTCAGGAATCCAGAAGTCAGAATcttcaaattcatttttaagaaaCTCACTCTGtctaataaaaattattatacaaCTAGTCAGTCCAACAAGCATTTTGGAAAGCATAAAATTTATTATTGATCCCCACAATAGCAAATTTTgttggacgataaattgtcccagaagttattgcgataaacaatagtattgttgttttgagactatcGTCAGCTAATATAATAATAcaggcataataatgcaagtactgtcaaagatcaataaactttaatttttatctaACATTtagaactggaaaacattttaaatattcaaaagaaataaacaaaacacccgaaacaacaaataaaatgggttATGAAGTCTCTCCAAATAAAACTGCCCTTCAAACTATGAGTTGAGACAAAAgcatcagactgaagacttttgtcatccagtctttggtagaaagaaaggcgagaaaaacaaccaatcatgCAGATTgcaattattgagtttgttttaatttgtcatatAATCAATTGACTTTTTGCTCATTGCGACAAGCTTAAGAATCACACAGGCACTAACCTGCAAGTTGACAATGGTGCCAAACTTGCTGAAATGCTCATTGAGTTTGCTGATGTTGTTGAGCTCAGGTGGAATTTGCCGAACAAGCAGCTTGGCGTTGGGGGAGAACTGAGCTCTTTTATGGTAGCCCTGGTGGTTTAGTTTGTTGAAGTTGGGTCTAAATAGAGAAGAGacatttatcacattaaaaaatatatatatgtatgaatAGAAGCAGGAAGTGCAGACCTTGATTTTAGAAAACTTACTTGTCAAACCAAGGTTTCTTGCATGGGCCTCCATCATGAGAGGGAGCGGATCTCTTCCTCGAGTCAGATTCCATAACGATCCTCATGTTGTTGTTGGGAATCTTGTCTGGTAAAACACAAGCAGTAACTCGTCTGAGATGGATTTACTTAAATGGAAATTGAATATTTGGGACAAAATGGTGTGTTATATAGTGCGTACTACTAAACTTTGACtcagacaaaaatatgaacTAAAAGTAATTGGCTCATAGATAAATTGTGCCCAATACCTCTCAATGGCTGGTCCATCTCCCCCATTGTGAGGCCAATCAGATTGGGTCTTTGAGCGTTGACCCGGTGACGGTACATCGGCCTGGAGGTGCTGGTGATGCTGGGAGCCTCAGGATTGTACACGTCAGTGTCATAGTGATCTGCTTGGCAAACATTAGACACAGCAGAGGCGCATAGCTCAGAAAAACACGACTCAAACGCctgatgtattaaaataaataactcagAACATAAACTCTTGTTTTAGAAGTCACTACCAGGGGCGAAAAGTGGCCCTGAGGCTTGAGGAAGGGACGGGCGCATCCCAGACGTGACGATGGTGGGAACAGAACTGGTGATAGAAATGGGAGGAGCATCCATGCCTGCAGGCTGCAATGgaggaagtggtggaggaggaccTGTCCAATAGAAAACACAACGTAATTTAAAATCTTGCAGAGTACTTCAATAAGAGATATGAGTCAAACACAAATGTAGCTATGGTGAATGCTGGTGTGTGCATTTCAGTATAAACGTTTAGATCTCTTATTcatacaaatacaaacaaaagaaatgtgaataaaaaccaTTCAACTGATTGAATGCATGTTTACCTCAAGctcttgtttaaaaaagaaaaaaagttattacaCAATCTTATTTTTACTGCATGCTGAGGAAGTAATTCGGTCTTTGGATTCAAGTAtgtaaatccaaataaaatttcTCTAAAATAATCCCAATTCCTACCTGCAACCGGAGGAAGACTCGGTGGAAGAGCACCTGGTGGGGGTACCGGGGGTCGAAGG of Xiphophorus couchianus chromosome 4, X_couchianus-1.0, whole genome shotgun sequence contains these proteins:
- the rbm26 gene encoding RNA-binding protein 26; the encoded protein is MLIDNLDALKTWLSETLEPICDADPSALAKYVVALVKKDKSEKELKALCIDQLDVFLQKETQPFVDKLFEAIDNKSYLPLPEQPQVKVEKEEQKKDEIQTNREEEKDKKFPRRINHSPLQSSSRYGRDGRRGDDRKRDDRSRKRDYDRMPPRRDSYRDRYNRRRGRSYSHSRSRSRSWSKERIRDRDRERERDRDRDRDRDRSRSRSLSRTRSRSRSRDRESGKLKYDHERPDRPESADVYTPAVLVSTATPSHFPNPTVSSTITVIAPTHHHNTTNESWSDFRPEPPVDRGPFNRGLPLQRKRCRDYDEKGLCMRGDMCPFDHGSDPVVVEDVNLPSILPFQPPPIPGVDQPPPPGLPPPPPLLNPPPVNLRPPVPPPGALPPSLPPVAGPPPPLPPLQPAGMDAPPISITSSVPTIVTSGMRPSLPQASGPLFAPDHYDTDVYNPEAPSITSTSRPMYRHRVNAQRPNLIGLTMGEMDQPLRDKIPNNNMRIVMESDSRKRSAPSHDGGPCKKPWFDKPNFNKLNHQGYHKRAQFSPNAKLLVRQIPPELNNISKLNEHFSKFGTIVNLQVAYQNDPEGALIQFTSPEEAKRAMQSTEAVLNNRFIKVHWFRDDMSDGLGQSRPQQLHPQPQSSMSSATTLKQSVKDRLGPLMPPNSEPTQDSSVASQNASKVSVKDRLGFSPKLAAPVEKVSATSMGITKTVYNPAARKPFQRTSEEALKKKQEALRLQQDVRKKKQEILEKHIETQKLLISKLEKNKTMKAEDKAKIMETLGTLTKSITKLQEEIKGISSSSSLLRTAKSKAQAQKELLDAELDLYQKTQAGEDTASLKRKYTLLQIEAAKRGILSPGRGRGVHSRGRGTVRSRGRGSRGRGRGVPLHAVVDHRPRALEISGFTDADCVDLLPHFAQFGEIEDCQIDENKLSAVVTYKTRAEAEQAALHGLRFNSQTLRLAWHKPATTLGTADAEEKEPPEDEYPEESLSDDAFLQDDDEEEDDNEPRSWRR